A section of the Flavobacterium sp. CG_23.5 genome encodes:
- a CDS encoding UDP-3-O-(3-hydroxymyristoyl)glucosamine N-acyltransferase — translation MKFPKVYSLEEIANIINCEYVGDANFAVYGMNEIHVVESGDIVFVDHPKYYDKALNSAASIVLINKIVDCPEGKALLISDDPFRDFNKLTHHFKPFQFSNVSIASSALIGQGTIIQPNTFIGNHVVIGKNCLIHSNVSIYDYTVIGDNVIIHAGTILGADAFYYKKRAEGYDQLLSGGRVVIKDNVGIGALCTIDKGVTGDTTIGEGTKIDNQVHVGHDTVIGKNCLIASQTGIAGCVIIEDEVTIWGQVGTTSGITIGAKAVILGQTGVTKSVEGGKSYFGTPIEESREKLKQLANIKKIPEILNKLK, via the coding sequence ATGAAATTCCCCAAAGTTTACTCTTTAGAAGAAATTGCCAATATTATCAACTGTGAATATGTGGGTGATGCAAATTTTGCAGTATATGGAATGAACGAAATCCATGTTGTCGAATCAGGCGATATTGTTTTTGTAGATCATCCTAAATATTACGATAAAGCATTAAATTCAGCCGCTTCCATCGTTTTGATTAACAAAATAGTGGACTGTCCTGAAGGAAAAGCACTTTTAATTTCTGATGATCCTTTTAGAGATTTCAATAAATTAACCCATCATTTTAAACCGTTTCAATTTTCGAATGTTTCAATAGCTTCTTCAGCTTTAATAGGGCAAGGGACTATTATACAGCCAAATACATTTATTGGAAATCATGTTGTTATTGGGAAAAATTGCTTAATTCATTCTAATGTTTCCATTTACGATTATACCGTTATTGGAGATAATGTAATAATACATGCCGGAACAATTCTTGGAGCAGATGCCTTTTACTATAAAAAACGTGCTGAAGGCTATGATCAATTGCTTTCAGGAGGAAGAGTCGTGATAAAAGATAATGTTGGAATTGGAGCACTTTGTACCATTGACAAAGGAGTTACGGGCGACACGACAATTGGCGAAGGGACAAAAATTGACAATCAAGTGCATGTGGGTCATGATACAGTAATTGGGAAAAACTGTTTGATTGCTTCGCAAACTGGAATAGCGGGATGTGTAATAATTGAAGACGAAGTTACTATTTGGGGACAAGTAGGAACCACCAGCGGAATCACTATAGGCGCAAAGGCAGTTATTCTAGGTCAAACTGGAGTTACAAAATCTGTTGAAGGCGGAAAATCCTATTTTGGTACACCAATTGAAGAATCAAGAGAGAAATTGAAACAACTGGCTAATATTAAAAAGATACCCGAAATTTTAAATAAATTAAAATAA